The sequence AAGGTGTCGATGATGATGACGTCGGCGTCCCACATGGCCTCGGCCTCCATGAGGCGTTTGAGCAACTTCCGACGGTCGGTCTCATCCTCGGCTCCGCCTCGTAGCGTGTTGCCGCCGGTGTCCACGTCGGCGTGCAAGAAGAGCAATCGCTCGTCCAGTAGATGTTCTTCCACGCCGTAATCCAGGGAGTACATCTGGTCGATAAATCCACGCACCGTCAACTCGGTTGATAGCAAGGTCACCGAGACGTCCTGATCACAGAGACCGTACGAAAACCGCTGGCTCAGCGCACTCTTTCCGGCCCCATAGTCCCCCTCGATGAGGACGATACTGCCCTGTGGGATCCCACCACCGAGCTCTTTGTTGAGTCGATCGCGCTCGTCCAGACCCAGCGGGAAGAGGTTCTGTCGTGAACTCATGTTCGGAACTCCATTCTCTCTTCGTCGCCGTTGACGACCACCACTGCCCGGTGGTCGCCACTTCCGAGGTCGACGGAATTTGCCTCCACCCGGGCGACGTTGCCAGTGGCCCACGAATCGCCGTCGACGACGGTAATCGTGATGTTAGTGTGATAGTCACCGTCGATCAACACGTCGACGTTCGTGGCATCGGCTGAAAGCATCCCCGAACCGGTGTTTTTCACGAGGATCGTTACCGTATTCGTGCCACTGTCGTAGACGGCCCCACTCCCGGGATCGCTGATGATCTCGACATCCGTGCGGATCTCGTCGCTCACGTCGAGGCTGCGGTCACCGAGTGCATTGCTCAGCTGGTTCACCCCCGTCGTCATCGTCCCGGCGACACTCGCAGCGACCAGTATCGACGCGATGAACAGGATGAGCATCTCCGAGGAAACCGTCGCCATGTCAGGCCACGACCTCCGTTTCGGCCACGCCAGTTTCAGTGACGATTTTCACCCTGGGATCGGTGCTGTTCTTGTGGATGGAGACGGAAAGCGTCTCACCTGGCAGCCAGAGATCCGTCCCGTCGCTCCCCGTGGTCAGGGTCCCGTCATCGGTCGAGACGGTCACGGTTGCAGACGACGTCACGGGATTCCCGTTCAACAGGATGTCCGTCTGCGAAACGTGGAGCGCAGTCGATCCCACGTTCTCCACCGTGAGGTTCACGTAATCGGTCGTCCCCGAGGTATCGTGTGTGGAATCAGTGACGTTTATCGCGGTGTTCTCCGTCGCAAGCGCCCGGTCTTGCTGGTCCATCGTAGCGTCATCGATGGCCTCGAACCCATTGTACGCGGACGTATACAGCATACCCACGCTGGCGAACGCCGCGATGAAGACGATTACCGTGGACGCGCTGACGCTAAATCCCATCGGCCTTCCTTGAGTCGAGTTTATCTGCGAATGTTCGTTCGAGCCGGCCGCCGGCCAGTTCCTCGACGTATCGAAGACTGCGCCGGTGATCCGTCATGGTGATATCGGTCGTCCCGAACTCGTCGCGGTAGACGTACTCTGCGTCCGTGATCCCCATCACCAGATCGACGCAGTGATCACGCATCGGTTCGCCGATCCACCCGATGCGCTCGTAGTAGTTGATAGCACGCACGGCGGTCCTGGCGTCGTAGGAATCGACGAGGAAATCGAGCCATTCGAGCATCACGACGTCCGCGAGATAGCCGTCCGGCGGCCGCTCGACGGACGGCGTCGTGTCGCCCGCGCTCGTGACAGCCGCGCCGAACTGGAACTCCTCTCCCGACGCTGCTGCGGTCTCCGAGCCTGATTCGGGCGACTGCGTGGCAGCCGAACCCGATTCGGCCTCGGCGGTCACCGCGTCGGCCGACTCCCGGTCCGACGGTTCCTCCGTTTGAACGTCCGTGGCCTGGACTGTTTCCTCGACAGTCTCGGACGCCACATCGGCGTCCCCCTGCCCGGACGAATCCTCACCACCGGAGTCGGTCGGTTCCTCATCGGTCAGATCGTCCTCGATGAAGAGGTCCTCCGTCTCGTCGTCACCCTCGCCGGTCGACTCGTCGGCGTCGTCCTCCTCGACACCCTCGGAGTCCGGTGGCGTTTCCTCGTCCAGATTCTCGTCCGCCCAATCCGCGTCTCCCGACTCGTATTCGGCCTTGAGCTCTTCGAACGACGTTCCACCGCCGCCCGAATCGTCCCCATCATCGTCCATGGTATCTGAATCCTCCTCGAAGTCTGCGTCGAACTCGTCCGCATCGTCGTCCATCGCCGGCATGTCGTCGAACTCGTCTTCCTCATCGTCCATTGCCGGCATACCGTCGAGGTCATCGTCTTCAGGAATCGCGTCGCCCCCTCCCTCCGCTTCGTCCGTAAATTCGTCGTCGAAGGCGTCGTCTTCGAAAAAGTCCTCGGCCTCCGCGTCCGCGATATCCGAATCGAGATCTTCCTCCGGTTCGTCCGCGACGTCCTCCTCTCCGTCGTCGAACAGTCCGAAACTCCCCCCTTCCCCGCTCATACCTGCCTCCGTGCTGACGTCGTCGACGAACGGATTGACGCCTCTCGTCACCATTTCGTAGATCTCCAGAAGTTTTCGGACGTTCTCCTCTACATCGTCGACCTTCTCGCTGATCTGTTCGTTCTCGCTCCTGACCGTGTTCGCCGTCGAGGACACGTTCGCAATCTCGCTTTCCAGATCCTCGATTCGGTTCTCCAGCTCGGTCGTATTGGCCCCCGTCCCACCCTCCTCGGCGCCGTCCATGCCGCCGAAGTCGTCGTCGAAGTCGTCCATCTCGAACTCGTCGTCCATTCCCATCCCATCGTCGATGTCTTCCTCGATCTCCTCGGCATCCGACTCCCCATCGCCACCGAGCCAACTCGCCAGGCCAATCGCCACGACGCCGAAAGAGAAAGCAAACGAGAAGAATGGAGGGTGCTCGACCAGTGGCATCGAGAGGATATCGGGGACGAGCGCTAATGAATCTTCGGCAAATAGTATAAGATTATTAACTGTTCGATCACGTCGGTTGCACGCGGTTTATGCCGATCATTCGTGGGGTACTCGCCGTGCGAGATCCGAGTCGGTAGTATCACTTTCCAGACATGATGGAGGGGAGACAGTCACGCGATGGGAACACTGAGTACACCGATGGCGATTACGTCATCGAGGAGAGCCGTGCGATGTACACCAGACTCAAGACGTGATCGGCCATCGTGAGGTCGGTCGTCCCACCTGAATGGGTGACTTCACGGAATGCCCGCACGTGGTCACGAAGGCCGTCACCGACGTCCGAACTGATCCAGCCGACGTTCTCGTAATATTCGATGGCCTCGAGGGTCCGACTGACGCCCGCCCGTCGAAGGACGAAATCCAGCCACTCGAAGAGCGTCAGTCGCCCCGCGTAGGCTTCGGGGATCGCAGTCAGATACGGACGCGCCAGGTCCTCGGGGTCCGCCCCGCTCTCGATCAAAAGAAGCTCTTTGACTTCGTCGGAATGGACCGGCCTCCCGTCGTCGCTCGTCTCGGTTTCCGTCTCGATGCGTGATTTGAGTTCGTCGACGTCCTGGCCCCCGAGTTCCTCGCGGGCGGCGCTCCGAAGATCGTCGGGATCCATATCTCGTGGGTTGATGGTCATCGTCAGTAGATCGGTTAGTTCGAGGGACGGGTGCGGACTACTTAACTGTTCGACTGCCAGGGGCGTTCCCCCCCCCCGGCCCTACGCAGTTCGCATCGAACTCCGGAGCACAATGGTCAAGCCCCCTCGGCTTCGAGAGGTGTACGAATGGCCCGGCGCGTCCGAACCACCGTGCTCGCACTCGTTTTGCTCCTCGTCGTATCATCACTGTCCGTTCCCGGCGTGGTCGGTGCTGCAGACGACGACTGGACCATTGCGGTCGACGTCAATGGAGAATCCGTCTCCCAGGGCGAGCGGGTCGTCGTTTCCGATGCAAACCTGACCGTCCGTATCTCGGGAGAAGTGGACCTTTCATCGGTCGTCGTCCGGGTAAACGGCGACGACATCGGTCCGTTCTACCCGGATGGAACGACGTTTACCCGGACAGTTGACCCGGAGCTCCACGGTGGCGACAACTCGATTCGCGTCATCGCGACGGACGAAAACGAGCGGACCCTGACCCACGATCTAACGGTGTACCGAGACTCGATACCACCGTTTTTCAGCCTCTCGTCCCCGTTCACAGTCCGTGAAGGGTATGCCTTCCCCTCGGTCGCCACCCTCGATGACGTGAACGAATCCCAAAACGACTCCGTGACCATCGACGATGCGAACGTTACGGTTCGCGGTGCGGTCCACGACGAATCCGCCGTGACCGATTTCGAGGCCCGAATCGTCAACGACGGATCGGAGAAAACCACCGGTCTTTCCGACGATTCTACGTTCGAATTGACAACGACGCTGCCGCTCGGGAACTCGACGCTGGAGATTCGGGCGACCGACGAGTACGATAATCGACGTCTCGCCAAAACGCGGATCCACGTCGAAGACGGCGAGTATCCGACTGTCTCCTTTGATGGGTGGCAAGATGAAAGTACCGAGCCCGTGGACGTGCGGGTCAGGGCGACGGACGACGTCGGAGTAACCTCACTGACACTCGATCCGGAGGGGCAACCGGAGCGGGAGCTACTCGAACCGACCGAAACGTTGTTCGACGCAGGCCGGGATGTCGTGGTTCGCAACGCGACAATCGAGTTCCGCCACGCAGGGGTCTACAACGTCACCGTCACGGCGAAGGACGTGGCGGGCAACGTGACCCGACTCAACAGGACTATCGAATACGACCCGACCACCGAAGCCGAGGCCGCTGTTCCGGCGATAGAGATCCACGAACCGGAGAGTGGCATGGTGAACGATGGAACGTATCTCCTGAACGCGACCGTGACTGATGGGTCGGTGACCCAGGTGGCCGTCGAATCGGAACCGAGTGACTCGGAGTCCATGACGTACGCGGTGATCTACGACGGGCCTGTCCGCGAAACGGTGTCGATCTACCGCCGCATCCCCGTTGAGCCGGGTGAAAACGACGTGCGCATTCGGGCAACGGACGCGTACGGTGTCGGCCACGTCGAGACCGTCACCGTGGATACCACGGCCGAGTCCGATTGGTTGGCAACGCCGACTCCGACCGAGACGACATCTCCCACTCCCACGACGTCGACCACGGCACCCTTCTCGGACGTGACAGTGAGGAGCGAAGAGCCGCTGACCTCCGTAACTGACTCGTCCGTTCCGCTCTCTCCCTCGCCCGCAATTATCGCCATGCTGACTATCGCCGCTATCGTGTGGATGCGGGCGCAAACGGAATGAACAGGCGACATCCGCCGCCTACCGCCATTATCGAAGTCGATAACCGAGCCCCAATACTCTTATAGTGCCTCTGGATACTCCGTGGTAAGCAAGCGCCACGACTGGTGCTTGTCGCAAACCCATGATACGAGATACATTCGACTCAGTGCGAGACCGCCTCCCGGAATCGGGAGAGCATGGTCAGGTCGGTATCGGTACCCTGATCGTGTTCATC is a genomic window of Halanaeroarchaeum sulfurireducens containing:
- a CDS encoding FlaD/FlaE family flagellar protein; the encoded protein is MPLVEHPPFFSFAFSFGVVAIGLASWLGGDGESDAEEIEEDIDDGMGMDDEFEMDDFDDDFGGMDGAEEGGTGANTTELENRIEDLESEIANVSSTANTVRSENEQISEKVDDVEENVRKLLEIYEMVTRGVNPFVDDVSTEAGMSGEGGSFGLFDDGEEDVADEPEEDLDSDIADAEAEDFFEDDAFDDEFTDEAEGGGDAIPEDDDLDGMPAMDDEEDEFDDMPAMDDDADEFDADFEEDSDTMDDDGDDSGGGGTSFEELKAEYESGDADWADENLDEETPPDSEGVEEDDADESTGEGDDETEDLFIEDDLTDEEPTDSGGEDSSGQGDADVASETVEETVQATDVQTEEPSDRESADAVTAEAESGSAATQSPESGSETAAASGEEFQFGAAVTSAGDTTPSVERPPDGYLADVVMLEWLDFLVDSYDARTAVRAINYYERIGWIGEPMRDHCVDLVMGITDAEYVYRDEFGTTDITMTDHRRSLRYVEELAGGRLERTFADKLDSRKADGI
- a CDS encoding CARDB domain-containing protein encodes the protein MATVSSEMLILFIASILVAASVAGTMTTGVNQLSNALGDRSLDVSDEIRTDVEIISDPGSGAVYDSGTNTVTILVKNTGSGMLSADATNVDVLIDGDYHTNITITVVDGDSWATGNVARVEANSVDLGSGDHRAVVVVNGDEERMEFRT
- a CDS encoding FlaD/FlaE family flagellar protein; the encoded protein is MDPDDLRSAAREELGGQDVDELKSRIETETETSDDGRPVHSDEVKELLLIESGADPEDLARPYLTAIPEAYAGRLTLFEWLDFVLRRAGVSRTLEAIEYYENVGWISSDVGDGLRDHVRAFREVTHSGGTTDLTMADHVLSLVYIARLSSMT
- a CDS encoding ATPase domain-containing protein, which gives rise to MSSRQNLFPLGLDERDRLNKELGGGIPQGSIVLIEGDYGAGKSALSQRFSYGLCDQDVSVTLLSTELTVRGFIDQMYSLDYGVEEHLLDERLLFLHADVDTGGNTLRGGAEDETDRRKLLKRLMEAEAMWDADVIIIDTFDAILRNDPNFEALVRQNEERQAALEIISFFRDIVTQGKVIVLTVDPSTVDEEAIGPFRSIADVFLELQMAEVGNDVRRSIQVRRFAGMGEQVGDSVGFSVRSGTGIVIESRSVA